From a single Budorcas taxicolor isolate Tak-1 chromosome X, Takin1.1, whole genome shotgun sequence genomic region:
- the LOC128070515 gene encoding arylsulfatase D-like isoform X1 gives MCLLLKTCELKSANTSKPNILLIMADDLGIGDLGCYGNDTLRTPNIDRLAEEGVRLTQHLAAAPLCTPSRAAFLTGRHAFRSGMDATDGYRALQWNAGSGGLPQNETTFARILQRQGYTTGLIGKWHQGVNCASRNDHCHHPLHHGFDYFYGMPFTLINDCHPDKPPALDAGLRARLWLSTQIMALGVLTVVAGKACRLISVSWRLVLSVAILVLLFFTSWYASFGFVRRWNCILMRNHEVTEQPMVLERAASLVLKEAVSFLARNKRGPFLLFLSLLHVHVPLVTTERFLGKSRHGLYGDNVEEMDWLVGEILNAVEKHGLKNTTLTYFTSDHGGHLEARDGHVQLGGWNGIYRGGKGMAGWEGGIRVPGIFRWPGVLPAGRVIHEPTSLMDVFPTVVQLAGGQVPQDRVIDGRSLLPLLRGDAEHSAHEFLFHYCGPYLHAARWHDKDSGRLWKVHYTTPRFHPEGAGACHGRSVCPCSGAGVTHHDPPLLFDLSEDPSEARPLYPDAGPLYHEAVARVGRAVREHRRSLRPAPEQLSFWNVVWKPWLQPCCGSFPFCACSRDVDPRET, from the exons ATGTGTTTGCTTCTGAAGACTTGCGAATTAAAATCAGCAAACACGTCTAAACCAAATATTCTGCTGATAATGGCGGACGATCTGGGCATTGGGGATCTCGGTTGCTATGGAAACGACACACTAAG GACACCGAACATCGACCGGCTGGCGGAGGAAGGCGTGAGGCTCACCCAGCACCTGGCGGCCGCCCCCCTGTGCACCCCGAGCAGGGCCGCCTTCCTCACGGGGAGACACGCCTTCAGATCAG GCATGGACGCCACGGATGGCTACCGGGCCCTGCAGTGGAACGCGGGTTCGGGGGGACTCCCGCAGAATGAAACCACGTTTGCGAGGATCCTTCAGCGGCAAGGGTACACCACGGGCCTCATCG GAAAATGGCATCAGGGTGTAAACTGTGCCTCGCGCAACGACCACTGCCATCACCCTCTGCACCACGGCTTTGACTATTTCTATGGCATGCCCTTCACGCTGATCAACGACTGCCACCCAGACAAGCCCCCGGCACTGGACGCGGGCTTGAGGGCCAGGCTGTGGCTTTCCACCCAGATCATGGCCCTGGGCGTGCTGACCGTCGTGGCCGGCAAAGCCTGCAGGCTGATCTCCGTTTCCTGGAGACTAGTCTTGAGTGTGGCCATCCTGGTCCTGCTCTTTTTCACGTCCTGGTACGCCAGCTTTGGCTTCGTCCGCCGCTGGAACTGCATCCTGATGAGAAACCACGAAGTCACTGAGCAGCCCATGGTTTTGGAAAGAGCTGCGAGCCTCGTGCTCAAGGAGGCTGTCTCCTTTCTTGCAAG AAATAAGCGTGGTCCTTTCCTgctctttctgtctctgctgcatGTCCATGTGCCCCTGGTGACCACAGAAAGGTTCCTTGGGAAAAGTCGGCACGGCTTGTACGGCGACAACGTGGAGGAGATGGACTGGCTCGTGG GGGAGATTCTGAACGCCGTTGAAAAACACGGTCTGAAAAACACGACTCTCACATACTTCACCTCTGATCACGGGGGACACTTGGAGGCGAGAGATGGACACGTCCAACTGGGCGGGTGGAATGGAATATACAGAG GCGGCAAAGGCATGGCCGGCTGGGAAGGCGGGATCCGGGTCCCAGGGATATTCCGGTGGCCTGGGGTCCTGCCGGCCGGCCGCGTGATCCATGAGCCCACCAGCCTGATGGACGTCTTCCCCACTGTGGTCCAGCTGGCGGGCGGCCAGGTGCCCCAGGACAG GGTCATCGACGGCCGGAGCCTGCTGCCCCTGCTGCGGGGAGATGCTGAGCACTCGGCACACGAGTTCCTGTTTCATTACTGCGGGCCGTATCTCCACGCCGCCCGCTGGCACGACAAGGACA GCGGAAGGCTCTGGAAGGTCCATTACACCACGCCCCGCTTCCACCCCGAGGGCGCAGGGGCCTGCCACGGCCGCAGCGTGTGCCCCTGCTCGGGAGCCGGCGTGACCCACCACGACCCTCCCCTGCTCTTCGACCTTTCCGAGGACCCGTCCGAGGCCCGGCCCCTGTACCCCGACGCCGGGCCCCTGTACCACGAGGCGGTGGCCCGCGTGGGCCGGGCGGTCCGGGAGCACCGCCGGTCACTGCGCCCGGCGCCTGAGCAGCTGTCCTTCTGGAACGTGGTCTGGAAGCCGTGGCTGCAGCCCTGCTGCGGGTCCTTCCCGTTCTGCGCATGCTCCCGGGACGTGGACCCCAGGGAGACCTGA
- the LOC128070515 gene encoding arylsulfatase D-like isoform X2 encodes MCLLLKTCELKSANTSKPNILLIMADDLGIGDLGCYGNDTLRTPNIDRLAEEGVRLTQHLAAAPLCTPSRAAFLTGRHAFRSGKWHQGVNCASRNDHCHHPLHHGFDYFYGMPFTLINDCHPDKPPALDAGLRARLWLSTQIMALGVLTVVAGKACRLISVSWRLVLSVAILVLLFFTSWYASFGFVRRWNCILMRNHEVTEQPMVLERAASLVLKEAVSFLARNKRGPFLLFLSLLHVHVPLVTTERFLGKSRHGLYGDNVEEMDWLVGEILNAVEKHGLKNTTLTYFTSDHGGHLEARDGHVQLGGWNGIYRGGKGMAGWEGGIRVPGIFRWPGVLPAGRVIHEPTSLMDVFPTVVQLAGGQVPQDRVIDGRSLLPLLRGDAEHSAHEFLFHYCGPYLHAARWHDKDSGRLWKVHYTTPRFHPEGAGACHGRSVCPCSGAGVTHHDPPLLFDLSEDPSEARPLYPDAGPLYHEAVARVGRAVREHRRSLRPAPEQLSFWNVVWKPWLQPCCGSFPFCACSRDVDPRET; translated from the exons ATGTGTTTGCTTCTGAAGACTTGCGAATTAAAATCAGCAAACACGTCTAAACCAAATATTCTGCTGATAATGGCGGACGATCTGGGCATTGGGGATCTCGGTTGCTATGGAAACGACACACTAAG GACACCGAACATCGACCGGCTGGCGGAGGAAGGCGTGAGGCTCACCCAGCACCTGGCGGCCGCCCCCCTGTGCACCCCGAGCAGGGCCGCCTTCCTCACGGGGAGACACGCCTTCAGATCAG GAAAATGGCATCAGGGTGTAAACTGTGCCTCGCGCAACGACCACTGCCATCACCCTCTGCACCACGGCTTTGACTATTTCTATGGCATGCCCTTCACGCTGATCAACGACTGCCACCCAGACAAGCCCCCGGCACTGGACGCGGGCTTGAGGGCCAGGCTGTGGCTTTCCACCCAGATCATGGCCCTGGGCGTGCTGACCGTCGTGGCCGGCAAAGCCTGCAGGCTGATCTCCGTTTCCTGGAGACTAGTCTTGAGTGTGGCCATCCTGGTCCTGCTCTTTTTCACGTCCTGGTACGCCAGCTTTGGCTTCGTCCGCCGCTGGAACTGCATCCTGATGAGAAACCACGAAGTCACTGAGCAGCCCATGGTTTTGGAAAGAGCTGCGAGCCTCGTGCTCAAGGAGGCTGTCTCCTTTCTTGCAAG AAATAAGCGTGGTCCTTTCCTgctctttctgtctctgctgcatGTCCATGTGCCCCTGGTGACCACAGAAAGGTTCCTTGGGAAAAGTCGGCACGGCTTGTACGGCGACAACGTGGAGGAGATGGACTGGCTCGTGG GGGAGATTCTGAACGCCGTTGAAAAACACGGTCTGAAAAACACGACTCTCACATACTTCACCTCTGATCACGGGGGACACTTGGAGGCGAGAGATGGACACGTCCAACTGGGCGGGTGGAATGGAATATACAGAG GCGGCAAAGGCATGGCCGGCTGGGAAGGCGGGATCCGGGTCCCAGGGATATTCCGGTGGCCTGGGGTCCTGCCGGCCGGCCGCGTGATCCATGAGCCCACCAGCCTGATGGACGTCTTCCCCACTGTGGTCCAGCTGGCGGGCGGCCAGGTGCCCCAGGACAG GGTCATCGACGGCCGGAGCCTGCTGCCCCTGCTGCGGGGAGATGCTGAGCACTCGGCACACGAGTTCCTGTTTCATTACTGCGGGCCGTATCTCCACGCCGCCCGCTGGCACGACAAGGACA GCGGAAGGCTCTGGAAGGTCCATTACACCACGCCCCGCTTCCACCCCGAGGGCGCAGGGGCCTGCCACGGCCGCAGCGTGTGCCCCTGCTCGGGAGCCGGCGTGACCCACCACGACCCTCCCCTGCTCTTCGACCTTTCCGAGGACCCGTCCGAGGCCCGGCCCCTGTACCCCGACGCCGGGCCCCTGTACCACGAGGCGGTGGCCCGCGTGGGCCGGGCGGTCCGGGAGCACCGCCGGTCACTGCGCCCGGCGCCTGAGCAGCTGTCCTTCTGGAACGTGGTCTGGAAGCCGTGGCTGCAGCCCTGCTGCGGGTCCTTCCCGTTCTGCGCATGCTCCCGGGACGTGGACCCCAGGGAGACCTGA
- the LOC128070515 gene encoding arylsulfatase D-like isoform X4, protein MVLYRCQRCSLGKWHQGVNCASRNDHCHHPLHHGFDYFYGMPFTLINDCHPDKPPALDAGLRARLWLSTQIMALGVLTVVAGKACRLISVSWRLVLSVAILVLLFFTSWYASFGFVRRWNCILMRNHEVTEQPMVLERAASLVLKEAVSFLARNKRGPFLLFLSLLHVHVPLVTTERFLGKSRHGLYGDNVEEMDWLVGEILNAVEKHGLKNTTLTYFTSDHGGHLEARDGHVQLGGWNGIYRGGKGMAGWEGGIRVPGIFRWPGVLPAGRVIHEPTSLMDVFPTVVQLAGGQVPQDRVIDGRSLLPLLRGDAEHSAHEFLFHYCGPYLHAARWHDKDSGRLWKVHYTTPRFHPEGAGACHGRSVCPCSGAGVTHHDPPLLFDLSEDPSEARPLYPDAGPLYHEAVARVGRAVREHRRSLRPAPEQLSFWNVVWKPWLQPCCGSFPFCACSRDVDPRET, encoded by the exons atggtccTGTATAGATGTCAGCGCTGCTCTCTCG GAAAATGGCATCAGGGTGTAAACTGTGCCTCGCGCAACGACCACTGCCATCACCCTCTGCACCACGGCTTTGACTATTTCTATGGCATGCCCTTCACGCTGATCAACGACTGCCACCCAGACAAGCCCCCGGCACTGGACGCGGGCTTGAGGGCCAGGCTGTGGCTTTCCACCCAGATCATGGCCCTGGGCGTGCTGACCGTCGTGGCCGGCAAAGCCTGCAGGCTGATCTCCGTTTCCTGGAGACTAGTCTTGAGTGTGGCCATCCTGGTCCTGCTCTTTTTCACGTCCTGGTACGCCAGCTTTGGCTTCGTCCGCCGCTGGAACTGCATCCTGATGAGAAACCACGAAGTCACTGAGCAGCCCATGGTTTTGGAAAGAGCTGCGAGCCTCGTGCTCAAGGAGGCTGTCTCCTTTCTTGCAAG AAATAAGCGTGGTCCTTTCCTgctctttctgtctctgctgcatGTCCATGTGCCCCTGGTGACCACAGAAAGGTTCCTTGGGAAAAGTCGGCACGGCTTGTACGGCGACAACGTGGAGGAGATGGACTGGCTCGTGG GGGAGATTCTGAACGCCGTTGAAAAACACGGTCTGAAAAACACGACTCTCACATACTTCACCTCTGATCACGGGGGACACTTGGAGGCGAGAGATGGACACGTCCAACTGGGCGGGTGGAATGGAATATACAGAG GCGGCAAAGGCATGGCCGGCTGGGAAGGCGGGATCCGGGTCCCAGGGATATTCCGGTGGCCTGGGGTCCTGCCGGCCGGCCGCGTGATCCATGAGCCCACCAGCCTGATGGACGTCTTCCCCACTGTGGTCCAGCTGGCGGGCGGCCAGGTGCCCCAGGACAG GGTCATCGACGGCCGGAGCCTGCTGCCCCTGCTGCGGGGAGATGCTGAGCACTCGGCACACGAGTTCCTGTTTCATTACTGCGGGCCGTATCTCCACGCCGCCCGCTGGCACGACAAGGACA GCGGAAGGCTCTGGAAGGTCCATTACACCACGCCCCGCTTCCACCCCGAGGGCGCAGGGGCCTGCCACGGCCGCAGCGTGTGCCCCTGCTCGGGAGCCGGCGTGACCCACCACGACCCTCCCCTGCTCTTCGACCTTTCCGAGGACCCGTCCGAGGCCCGGCCCCTGTACCCCGACGCCGGGCCCCTGTACCACGAGGCGGTGGCCCGCGTGGGCCGGGCGGTCCGGGAGCACCGCCGGTCACTGCGCCCGGCGCCTGAGCAGCTGTCCTTCTGGAACGTGGTCTGGAAGCCGTGGCTGCAGCCCTGCTGCGGGTCCTTCCCGTTCTGCGCATGCTCCCGGGACGTGGACCCCAGGGAGACCTGA
- the LOC128070515 gene encoding arylsulfatase D-like isoform X3 codes for MCLLLKTCELKSANTSKPNILLIMADDLGIGDLGCYGNDTLRTPNIDRLAEEGVRLTQHLAAAPLCTPSRAAFLTGRHAFRSGMDATDGYRALQWNAGSGGLPQNETTFARILQRQGYTTGLIGKWHQGVNCASRNDHCHHPLHHGFDYFYGMPFTLINDCHPDKPPALDAGLRARLWLSTQIMALGVLTVVAGKACRLISVSWRLVLSVAILVLLFFTSWYASFGFVRRWNCILMRNHEVTEQPMVLERAASLVLKEAVSFLARNKRGPFLLFLSLLHVHVPLVTTERFLGKSRHGLYGDNVEEMDWLVGEILNAVEKHGLKNTTLTYFTSDHGGHLEARDGHVQLGGWNGIYRGGKGMAGWEGGIRVPGIFRWPGVLPAGRVIHEPTSLMDVFPTVVQLAGGQVPQDRVIDGRSLLPLLRGDAEHSAHEFLFHYCGPYLHAARWHDKDRRRGLPRPQRVPLLGSRRDPPRPSPALRPFRGPVRGPAPVPRRRAPVPRGGGPRGPGGPGAPPVTAPGA; via the exons ATGTGTTTGCTTCTGAAGACTTGCGAATTAAAATCAGCAAACACGTCTAAACCAAATATTCTGCTGATAATGGCGGACGATCTGGGCATTGGGGATCTCGGTTGCTATGGAAACGACACACTAAG GACACCGAACATCGACCGGCTGGCGGAGGAAGGCGTGAGGCTCACCCAGCACCTGGCGGCCGCCCCCCTGTGCACCCCGAGCAGGGCCGCCTTCCTCACGGGGAGACACGCCTTCAGATCAG GCATGGACGCCACGGATGGCTACCGGGCCCTGCAGTGGAACGCGGGTTCGGGGGGACTCCCGCAGAATGAAACCACGTTTGCGAGGATCCTTCAGCGGCAAGGGTACACCACGGGCCTCATCG GAAAATGGCATCAGGGTGTAAACTGTGCCTCGCGCAACGACCACTGCCATCACCCTCTGCACCACGGCTTTGACTATTTCTATGGCATGCCCTTCACGCTGATCAACGACTGCCACCCAGACAAGCCCCCGGCACTGGACGCGGGCTTGAGGGCCAGGCTGTGGCTTTCCACCCAGATCATGGCCCTGGGCGTGCTGACCGTCGTGGCCGGCAAAGCCTGCAGGCTGATCTCCGTTTCCTGGAGACTAGTCTTGAGTGTGGCCATCCTGGTCCTGCTCTTTTTCACGTCCTGGTACGCCAGCTTTGGCTTCGTCCGCCGCTGGAACTGCATCCTGATGAGAAACCACGAAGTCACTGAGCAGCCCATGGTTTTGGAAAGAGCTGCGAGCCTCGTGCTCAAGGAGGCTGTCTCCTTTCTTGCAAG AAATAAGCGTGGTCCTTTCCTgctctttctgtctctgctgcatGTCCATGTGCCCCTGGTGACCACAGAAAGGTTCCTTGGGAAAAGTCGGCACGGCTTGTACGGCGACAACGTGGAGGAGATGGACTGGCTCGTGG GGGAGATTCTGAACGCCGTTGAAAAACACGGTCTGAAAAACACGACTCTCACATACTTCACCTCTGATCACGGGGGACACTTGGAGGCGAGAGATGGACACGTCCAACTGGGCGGGTGGAATGGAATATACAGAG GCGGCAAAGGCATGGCCGGCTGGGAAGGCGGGATCCGGGTCCCAGGGATATTCCGGTGGCCTGGGGTCCTGCCGGCCGGCCGCGTGATCCATGAGCCCACCAGCCTGATGGACGTCTTCCCCACTGTGGTCCAGCTGGCGGGCGGCCAGGTGCCCCAGGACAG GGTCATCGACGGCCGGAGCCTGCTGCCCCTGCTGCGGGGAGATGCTGAGCACTCGGCACACGAGTTCCTGTTTCATTACTGCGGGCCGTATCTCCACGCCGCCCGCTGGCACGACAAGGACA GGCGCAGGGGCCTGCCACGGCCGCAGCGTGTGCCCCTGCTCGGGAGCCGGCGTGACCCACCACGACCCTCCCCTGCTCTTCGACCTTTCCGAGGACCCGTCCGAGGCCCGGCCCCTGTACCCCGACGCCGGGCCCCTGTACCACGAGGCGGTGGCCCGCGTGGGCCGGGCGGTCCGGGAGCACCGCCGGTCACTGCGCCCGGCGCCTGA